The Armatimonadota bacterium genome segment GACCATGGACCACCCGTCCTCCCACGATCGTCCACCGGACGGTCAATTCTCCGTCCAGCACGACCAGGTCTGCGCGCTTGCCTGGCGCAAGACTGCCGCGATCGCCATCAAGGTCCATGAACCGGGCAGGGTTGATGGTTGCCAGTTTCACTGCGTCCAAGAGGGGAAGGCCGACCTCGTGCACCATGGTCCGGACACACCGGTCCATGGTGGCGATACTCCCGGCAAAGAAGCTGCGATCGGGCAGTTTGGCCACGTCATCCTCGACGAGCACCTTGCGGCCAGCCCATGTGTGCTCCCCGGGCGGGAAGCCCGCCACCCGTACGGCGTCCGTGCAGACGCACAGGCGGTCGAGCCCCTTAGCCTTGATGATGAGCCGCATCAGGCTTGCCGGAAGATGCCTGCCGTCCGCGATCATCTCCGTGGAGAGCTCGTCCAGCAGAAGTGTGGCCTCGATGACGCCAGGAATCCGAAAGGCCTGCACCCGCCGGAGGCCCGACATGCTGGAGTACATATGGGTGACATGGGTGAAGCCCGCCTCGACGGCCGCGACCACCTCATCAAAGGTGGCGGCCGTGTGCCCGATGGAAGCCACGATCCCCCGGGCCACGAGCTCCCGCCCGAGCTCAAGGGCACGAGGCAGTTCAGGGGCCACCGACATGCGCCGCACGATGTCAGCGTACTCCAACAGGCGCGACCACTCTCCCGGATCGGGATCCTTCATGGCATCCGGGAGCTGGGCACCAGCCTCGGCCGGCGCCAAGTAAGGCCCTTCCACGTGTACGCCGGCGACGTCCGCGCCTGCGCGCGTCCGATCGGCCAATGGGCGCAGCACCGTTAGTGCCCGGGCGATGTCGGCCACCGGGGCGGTGCGCAGCGTCGCCAGCAGCGATGTCGTGCCGCCCCTGGCGTGAAAGGCGCAGATGATCTCGGCCGACTCAACTGATGCATCCATGAAGTCGGCCCCTGCTCCCCCGTGAACGTGGATGTCCACGAACCCAGGGACGACGGTATGCCCGGCGGCGGTGACGCGGTGGGCGTCCGGAGGGATGGTCAGGCTCGTTGCCGGCCCTACCGCCTCGATGCGTCCGTTCCTCACGAGCACCACACCCTCGGGGATCTCCCGGAAGGGAGTCAACACCCGCCCTCCGACCACGGCCATGACCTGTGTGTTCATCGCTGTGTCCCCTTTGAGGCCATGCAGAAGGGGCGCCGGGCAGACGCCCCTTCTGTGGCCCTTCATTCACCGCTGACGCTAGAGATGCTTGACCCTTGAGTAGTACTTGGCGTGGAACGGCGCGTTGATCTCCTCGGCGCCGGCCATGTTCCCGCTGTACCAGACCTCCGGTGCTACCCCGGCCTTTACTATACGGTCAACCACCTCGGCGACGAGCGACTGGACGATGTAGGTGTTTATCACGGTGGAGATCGAGGCCACCTTCCGGTCGAAGCCGTCTATGTCCACCACGGCATCTCCGGGTGGGACGTGGGCGTCGATTACGACGTCCGCGAGGTCACAGAGGTTCTGGTTGCTCGGGTGCCTTGCCGGGATACCCGGCGTGACCCCCTCGGCGAACTCACGCGAAGTCACGGCGATTACCGTCACGCCCCGCTTCCGGCACTCCAGTGCCGTGTCGATCGTGACCGCGTTGATGCCGTTCACGTTGATCAGCACCAGCAGATCCCCCTGCTTGATGCGGTAGTAGTCGAGGACGTGTTGCGCGAAGCCAACCACCCTTTCGGTGTTCGGGTGGCCCTCCAGGTTTGCGATCCCGGGCGGGAACAGAGGGTTCCAGGCCGCGAGCCCGCCCGCCCTCCAGAAGAGCTCCATGGCGCCCATGACCGAGTGCCCGCCGGTGCCGAAGACGTGCACCAGCTCGCCTTTGAGCATCTTCTCCGCGACCAAGTCGGCTGCGCGGCCGAGGCTGCCGCGCTCCTCGCTTCTGACGCGCTCGAGTATGGTGATGCATGATTCGTAGAAACGGTCCATCGGCGCAGTTGCTGTCATGCCTCTGTCCTCCTATTTGTAGCCGATGTCACGCAGCTGCCGGGTGGCCCACTGCATTGCTTCCTTGGGCTTCATCTGCCCGGTGACTACCTGCGCGAACATGTTCGGCAGGACGAACGTGGCGTATGTGGCCTGGGCGCGCCGGTCTGCCGGTGCTGGCCAGCCGGTCAGGCGCTGCCACTTCGTATACCCGATGATTCCCTGGAGCTTGGGGTCGACCCGCCACACCGGATGGCGGTCGAACTTCGGGTGCGCCGGCATGTTGAACCCTCCGCCGGTCTCGATGTAGCGGTTCTGGTTCTCCTCTTCGTAGAAGAAGCGCAGGAAGTCCTTCGCCGCTTCCCTGTTCCTGGCGAACTTCCAGATTCCGAAGCTATAGAAGTCGCCCATGCCGAACCGTCCCTTGGGGCCAAGAAGCGCGCCGTGGTGGTTGATGTTCACCGCGATATCGGGATTCGTGCGCTTGGCCGTTACGTAGACGCTACTGGGGTTCAGCGTCCAGGAGCCGCGGCCCGAGAGTATGAAGCGGTTGTTGCCCGCGTTGTCCCACGCCAGGATCTCGCGGTCCATCTGAGGGAAGACCTCCTGGACGTAGGCTATGGCCGCCTCGGTCTCGGGCGACTCGATGGCAACCTGGCCTTCGGGAGTCGCCGTCTTGCCCCCGAACGACCAGAGTATTTGGTAGAGTGTGTTGTTGGCGTCGCCGCACTGGCTGATCGGGAAGCCGATGGGCCGGTCGATCCCGCGCAGCTTCTTCGCGGCGCGCAGGACGTCGGCCCAGCTTGCCGGGTGCGGCTCCCCGACCTGCTTGAAGTAGTCCTCCCTGTAGGTGCCGTGGAAGGCGACGGTCATCCTGGGCACCGCCTTCCAGCGGCCGTTCAGGAAGCACGCCTGCTTTGCGACTGGATGCCACGCCCCCCAGCGCCTGACGATCTCGTCGTTGATGTCGTCGAGGTCTACGAGCTGAGGCTCGATCATCGCCGTCTGGAGGTTCTCGAGACCGACTATGTCGTGGCCGCGCTGCGCCGAGACCTCGGCGGCGTGCTTTGCCGCCATCTCAGGGATCGAGACGAAGTCCACGGTAACCTTGACGTTGGCCCGCCTGCCGAAATCGGCGGCCTGCCGGCGCAGCTCCTCGTCGTTTGCCGAGACGAAGGAGCTGAACATCAGGATGCTCAGTTCCCGCTCCTGCCCGAGGGCTATCTGCGGGAAACGGCTGGCTAGCCCAAGGCCGTATGCGGCCCCTGCCGCGGCAGCCGTCCTCACTAACTGCCGTCTGGTCAATCTCGCTCCCATCTGCATCTCCTCCCTTTGTGCTCTTGATCCTCCTTAGTCCCGAGGCACAGTTCAGGCTTCATGCTGGATTTCCGTGATGGTTCACCTCACGACCTCACTTGATAGCACCAGCCGTCAGGCCCGATATGTAGTAGTCAAGTAGGAACGCGTAGATGACGGCTATCGGAACCGAGCCGAGGACCGCGCCGGCCATAAGCTCTCCCCAGTAGTACACATCGCCGCGGATCAGCTCGGTGACGACCCCCGGCCCGAGTGTCTTCTGCGCCGTTGAGCTCACGAAGGTCACGGCGTAGATAAACTCGTTCCACGACAGCGTGAATGCGAACAGCGTGGCCGTGAGGACGCCTGGGATCGCCGTGGGCAGGATGATACGGACGAGGGCGCCCAGGTAGCTGCACCCGTCAATCAGCGCGCTCTCCTCCAGCTCCTTTGGGATTGTGCGGAAGTAGCTCATCAGCAGCCACGTCGCGAACGGAACCAGGAACGTCGGGTACGAG includes the following:
- a CDS encoding carbohydrate ABC transporter substrate-binding protein: MQMGARLTRRQLVRTAAAAGAAYGLGLASRFPQIALGQERELSILMFSSFVSANDEELRRQAADFGRRANVKVTVDFVSIPEMAAKHAAEVSAQRGHDIVGLENLQTAMIEPQLVDLDDINDEIVRRWGAWHPVAKQACFLNGRWKAVPRMTVAFHGTYREDYFKQVGEPHPASWADVLRAAKKLRGIDRPIGFPISQCGDANNTLYQILWSFGGKTATPEGQVAIESPETEAAIAYVQEVFPQMDREILAWDNAGNNRFILSGRGSWTLNPSSVYVTAKRTNPDIAVNINHHGALLGPKGRFGMGDFYSFGIWKFARNREAAKDFLRFFYEEENQNRYIETGGGFNMPAHPKFDRHPVWRVDPKLQGIIGYTKWQRLTGWPAPADRRAQATYATFVLPNMFAQVVTGQMKPKEAMQWATRQLRDIGYK
- the nagA gene encoding N-acetylglucosamine-6-phosphate deacetylase; this translates as MKGHRRGVCPAPLLHGLKGDTAMNTQVMAVVGGRVLTPFREIPEGVVLVRNGRIEAVGPATSLTIPPDAHRVTAAGHTVVPGFVDIHVHGGAGADFMDASVESAEIICAFHARGGTTSLLATLRTAPVADIARALTVLRPLADRTRAGADVAGVHVEGPYLAPAEAGAQLPDAMKDPDPGEWSRLLEYADIVRRMSVAPELPRALELGRELVARGIVASIGHTAATFDEVVAAVEAGFTHVTHMYSSMSGLRRVQAFRIPGVIEATLLLDELSTEMIADGRHLPASLMRLIIKAKGLDRLCVCTDAVRVAGFPPGEHTWAGRKVLVEDDVAKLPDRSFFAGSIATMDRCVRTMVHEVGLPLLDAVKLATINPARFMDLDGDRGSLAPGKRADLVVLDGELTVRWTIVGGRVVHGPSAPPPETVARWS
- a CDS encoding SIS domain-containing protein, giving the protein MTATAPMDRFYESCITILERVRSEERGSLGRAADLVAEKMLKGELVHVFGTGGHSVMGAMELFWRAGGLAAWNPLFPPGIANLEGHPNTERVVGFAQHVLDYYRIKQGDLLVLINVNGINAVTIDTALECRKRGVTVIAVTSREFAEGVTPGIPARHPSNQNLCDLADVVIDAHVPPGDAVVDIDGFDRKVASISTVINTYIVQSLVAEVVDRIVKAGVAPEVWYSGNMAGAEEINAPFHAKYYSRVKHL